Proteins from a genomic interval of Nocardioidaceae bacterium:
- a CDS encoding A/G-specific adenine glycosylase codes for MHEPILAWYAQHARELPWRGQDASAWSVLVSELMLQQTPVSRVLPVHTAWLARWPAPADLAAEPAGEAVRAWGRLGYPRRALRLHAAAAALVERHGGEVPASYEELIALPGVGDYTAAAVASFAFGRRHVVLDTNVRRVLARAVGGEALPRPSVNRAERDRATAYLPAAALGDQVSATWAVATMELGALVCTAREPRCAVCPVRELCVWRAAGKPAYTGPARRTQDYDGTDRQCRGRLLAVLREASGPVPASRLETVWPSTGQRERCLDTLVADGLVVRVGEAYALP; via the coding sequence CTGCACGAACCGATCCTGGCCTGGTACGCCCAGCACGCCCGGGAGCTGCCCTGGCGGGGGCAGGACGCCTCTGCGTGGTCGGTCCTCGTCTCGGAGCTGATGCTGCAGCAGACACCGGTGTCCCGGGTGCTGCCGGTGCACACCGCGTGGCTCGCCCGGTGGCCGGCACCGGCGGACCTGGCCGCCGAGCCGGCGGGCGAGGCGGTCCGCGCCTGGGGCCGGCTGGGCTACCCGCGACGGGCGTTGCGGCTGCATGCGGCGGCGGCCGCGCTCGTCGAGCGGCACGGGGGCGAGGTGCCGGCCTCGTACGAGGAGCTGATCGCCCTGCCGGGCGTCGGGGACTACACCGCCGCGGCCGTCGCCTCCTTCGCCTTCGGGCGCCGTCACGTCGTGCTCGACACGAACGTACGACGGGTGCTGGCCCGTGCCGTCGGCGGCGAGGCCCTCCCGCGCCCCTCGGTGAACCGCGCCGAACGCGACCGCGCGACCGCCTACCTGCCCGCCGCCGCGCTCGGCGACCAGGTCTCGGCGACCTGGGCCGTGGCGACGATGGAGCTCGGCGCCCTCGTCTGCACCGCACGGGAGCCACGCTGCGCGGTGTGCCCCGTGCGGGAGCTCTGCGTCTGGCGGGCGGCCGGCAAGCCCGCGTACACCGGACCCGCCAGGCGTACGCAGGACTACGACGGCACCGACCGGCAGTGCCGGGGCCGGTTGCTCGCGGTGCTCCGTGAGGCCTCAGGGCCGGTGCCCGCCTCGCGGCTCGAGACCGTCTGGCCCAGCACGGGCCAGCGCGAACGCTGCCTGGACACCCTGGTCGCCGACGGTCTCGTCGTCCGCGTCGGCGAGGCGTACGCACTCCCCTGA
- the disA gene encoding DNA integrity scanning diadenylate cyclase DisA, translated as MPADDTLADVLARIAPGTSLRDGLERILRGRTGALIVLGHDEVVDDLSTGGFEIDVPFTPTALRELAKMDGAIVLAPAEGRIVRAATHLMPDQRIGSSETGTRHRTADRVAQQTGFPVVTVSQSMQLIAVYVEGRRHVVEGSEQVLARANQAVATLERYRTRLDEVTAGLSALEIEDLVTVRDVAVVAQRQEMVTRIAREVENHVRELGTDGRLLSLQLDELVSGVMEERALVVRDYRPDDAPVEPTETLESLESLAASDLVDVGAVARALGIGDASRLDHPLSARGYRLLARVPRLPAAVVSRLVEQFGTLQDLLTASTEQLLGVDGVGEQRARSVREGLSRLAESSILDRY; from the coding sequence GTGCCGGCCGACGACACGCTCGCCGACGTGCTCGCACGCATCGCGCCGGGCACGAGCCTCCGTGACGGCCTCGAGCGGATCCTGCGCGGGCGCACCGGCGCCCTGATCGTCCTCGGGCACGACGAGGTCGTGGACGACCTGTCGACCGGCGGGTTCGAGATCGACGTGCCCTTCACACCCACGGCGCTGCGCGAGCTGGCCAAGATGGACGGCGCGATCGTCCTCGCCCCGGCTGAGGGGCGCATCGTGCGGGCCGCGACCCACCTGATGCCCGACCAGCGCATCGGCTCGAGCGAGACCGGCACACGGCACCGCACCGCCGACCGCGTCGCCCAGCAGACCGGCTTCCCCGTGGTGACCGTGTCGCAGTCCATGCAGCTCATCGCCGTGTACGTCGAGGGCCGGCGTCACGTCGTCGAGGGCAGTGAGCAGGTGCTCGCCCGCGCCAACCAGGCCGTCGCGACGCTCGAGCGCTACCGCACCCGGCTCGACGAGGTCACCGCCGGTCTCTCCGCCCTGGAGATCGAGGACCTCGTGACCGTGCGCGACGTCGCCGTCGTGGCCCAGCGGCAGGAGATGGTCACGCGCATCGCCCGCGAGGTGGAGAACCACGTACGCGAGCTCGGCACCGACGGCCGTCTGCTGTCGCTGCAGCTCGACGAGCTCGTCAGCGGGGTCATGGAGGAGCGTGCCCTCGTGGTGCGCGACTACCGGCCCGACGACGCGCCTGTCGAGCCCACGGAGACCCTGGAGTCCCTGGAGTCCCTCGCGGCCAGCGACCTCGTCGACGTCGGCGCCGTGGCCCGGGCGCTCGGCATCGGTGACGCCTCCCGCCTCGACCACCCGCTCTCGGCGCGCGGCTACCGTCTGCTCGCCCGGGTGCCTCGCCTGCCCGCCGCCGTGGTCAGCCGGCTGGTCGAGCAGTTCGGCACGCTGCAGGACCTGCTCACCGCGAGCACCGAGCAGCTGCTGGGCGTCGACGGCGTCGGCGAGCAGCGCGCCCGGTCGGTGCGTGAGGGCCTCTCGCGCCTGGCCGAGAGCAGCATCCTCGACCGCTACTGA